From one Thamnophis elegans isolate rThaEle1 chromosome 7, rThaEle1.pri, whole genome shotgun sequence genomic stretch:
- the LIN7A gene encoding protein lin-7 homolog A: MATTLTAVQPLTLDRDIARAIELLEKLQDSGELPGHKLQSLKKVLQSEFCTAIKEVYQYMHETINVSGCPEFRARATAKATVAAFAASEGHSHPRVVELPKTDEGLGFNVMGGKEQNSPIYISRIIPGGVAEKHGGLKRGDQLLSVNGVSVEGEHHEKAVELLKAAKDSVKLVVRYTPKVLDEMEARFEKLRTARRRQQQQLLIQQQQQQQNAQQNHMS; encoded by the exons ATATTGCCAGAGCAATTGAATTACTAGAGAAACTTCAAGATTCGGGAGAATTACCAGGACACAAGTTACAGTCGCTTAAAAAAGTACTGCAGAGTGAGTTTTGTACAGCTATCAAAGAG GTATATCAATACATGCACGAAACCATAAATGTTAGTGGCTGCCCCGAATTCCGTGCCAGGGCTACTGCCAAG GCAACAGTCGCTGCATTTGCAGCTAGTGAAGGGCATTCCCATCCTCGAGTGGTTGAACTGCCAAAGACGGATGAAGGCCTTGGCTTTAATGTAATGGGAGGGAAAGAACAAAATTCTCCTATTTATATTTCTCGCATAATTCCTGGAGGAGTAGCTGAGAAGCATGGAGGACTCAAACGGGGAGACCAGCTGCTTTCTGTTAATGGAGTG AGTGTGGAAGGAGAACATCATGAGAAAGCAGTGGAACTTCTGAAGGCTGCTAAGGACAGTGTGAAGTTGGTGGTGCGTTACACTCCCAAAGTTTTAGATGAGATGGAAGCTCGCTTTGAAAAACTGAGGACAGCACGGCGCAGACAACAGCAACAGTTGTTAattcagcagcaacagcagcagcaaaatgCACAGCAGAATCATATGTCATAG